One Sphingomicrobium sp. XHP0239 DNA segment encodes these proteins:
- the metH gene encoding methionine synthase, translating into MTSAAVNFINIGERTNVTGSAKFRKLIQADDYDAAVEVAREQVENGAQIIDVNMDEALLDGVEAMTTFLKRIAAEPDIARVPVMVDSSKWEVIEAGIKCVSGKPIVNSISLKEGEEPFLKLAAKCRDLGAAVVVMAFDETGQADTKKRKVEICARAYDLLLANGFPAHDIIFDPNIFAVATGIDEHRRYGLDFIEATKEIRQRCPGAHISGGLSNLSFSFRGNETVRRALHSVFLFHAIPAGLGMAIVNAGQLDVYDEIDPELREACEDVLFDRHDGATDKLIDLAQRYQGQGAKASTKDDSWRDRPVEERLTHALVKGIDAHVEEDVEEARQSRGRAIEVIEGPLMDGMNHVGDLFGSGKMFLPQVVKSARVMKKAVARLLPYIERENVGGSNSTKGRIVLATVKGDVHDIGKNIVGVVLQCNGYEVVDLGVMVAWGDILDAARARQADMIGLSGLITPSLDEMVHNASEMEREGMDLPLLIGGATTSRVHTALKIAPAYSGPVLHVVDASRAVGVASKLMGEGRAAYVGDIAADYAKVRDARAGKGKGAILSLAEARANAPTFDPEGVATAPAKPGRHLFDDWDLADLRETIDWTPFFRSWELAGTFPAILEDEVVGETATELYAEAQAMLDRIIEEKWLTARGVAQVWPAHRDGDDVIVDGQRMPFLRQQVKKPGDRANFCLADFVADADDHVGGFAVAIHGADERAKAFEAAGDDFSAILLKALADRFAEAFAERLHQHVRTQLWAYAPDEDLGNDQLIAEKYRGIRPAPGYPACPDHGLKPPLFALLGGEPAGITLTENNAMWPASAVSGFYFAHADAAYFGVARVGADQVADYAERAGIDLATAKRRLSPNLDEAAAAS; encoded by the coding sequence GTGACGAGCGCCGCCGTCAATTTCATCAATATCGGCGAGCGGACCAACGTCACCGGTTCCGCCAAATTCCGCAAGCTCATCCAGGCCGACGACTATGACGCCGCCGTCGAAGTCGCGCGCGAACAGGTCGAGAATGGCGCGCAAATCATCGACGTGAACATGGACGAAGCCCTGCTCGACGGGGTCGAGGCGATGACGACGTTTCTGAAACGCATCGCCGCCGAACCCGACATCGCCCGCGTGCCCGTCATGGTCGACAGCTCCAAGTGGGAGGTGATCGAGGCCGGGATCAAATGCGTGTCCGGCAAGCCGATCGTCAATTCGATCAGCCTCAAGGAAGGCGAGGAGCCTTTCCTGAAGCTGGCCGCCAAGTGCCGCGATCTCGGCGCGGCGGTGGTCGTGATGGCGTTCGACGAAACGGGCCAGGCCGACACGAAGAAGCGCAAGGTCGAGATCTGCGCCCGCGCCTACGACCTTCTGCTCGCCAACGGCTTTCCCGCCCACGACATCATCTTCGACCCGAATATCTTCGCCGTCGCGACAGGCATCGACGAGCATCGTCGCTACGGCCTCGATTTCATCGAGGCGACGAAGGAAATCCGCCAGCGCTGCCCGGGCGCACATATCTCCGGCGGCCTGTCGAACCTCAGCTTCTCGTTCCGGGGCAACGAAACGGTGCGCCGCGCGCTCCATTCGGTGTTCCTCTTCCACGCCATTCCCGCGGGTCTCGGCATGGCGATCGTCAACGCGGGTCAGCTCGACGTCTATGACGAGATCGATCCCGAACTGCGCGAGGCGTGCGAGGACGTGCTGTTCGACCGGCACGACGGCGCGACCGACAAGCTGATCGATCTGGCCCAGCGCTATCAGGGACAGGGCGCCAAGGCCTCGACGAAGGACGACAGCTGGCGTGACCGCCCGGTCGAGGAACGGCTGACCCACGCGCTGGTCAAGGGAATCGACGCCCATGTCGAGGAGGACGTGGAAGAGGCGCGACAGTCGCGCGGCCGCGCCATCGAGGTCATCGAAGGACCGTTGATGGACGGCATGAACCATGTCGGCGACCTGTTCGGATCGGGAAAGATGTTCCTGCCCCAGGTCGTCAAGTCCGCGCGCGTGATGAAAAAGGCGGTGGCGCGGCTGCTTCCCTATATCGAGCGGGAGAATGTCGGCGGATCCAATTCCACGAAGGGCCGGATCGTGCTCGCGACGGTCAAGGGCGACGTCCACGACATCGGCAAGAACATCGTCGGGGTCGTCCTGCAGTGTAACGGCTACGAAGTGGTCGATCTGGGCGTGATGGTCGCGTGGGGCGACATTCTCGACGCGGCACGCGCGCGACAGGCCGACATGATCGGACTGTCGGGTCTCATCACGCCCAGCCTCGATGAAATGGTACACAACGCCAGCGAAATGGAGCGCGAGGGAATGGACCTGCCGCTGCTGATCGGCGGGGCCACGACCAGCCGCGTGCATACCGCGCTCAAGATCGCGCCCGCCTACTCCGGGCCGGTTCTGCACGTCGTCGATGCCAGCCGCGCGGTCGGCGTGGCGTCGAAGTTGATGGGCGAAGGGCGTGCGGCCTATGTCGGGGATATTGCGGCAGATTATGCCAAGGTGCGCGATGCCCGCGCCGGAAAGGGCAAGGGCGCGATCCTGAGCCTTGCCGAGGCGCGCGCCAACGCTCCGACGTTCGATCCCGAAGGGGTCGCCACCGCGCCCGCCAAACCGGGCCGGCACCTGTTCGACGACTGGGATCTCGCCGACCTGCGCGAGACGATCGACTGGACGCCCTTTTTCCGGTCCTGGGAACTGGCCGGCACCTTTCCCGCCATCCTCGAGGACGAGGTCGTCGGCGAAACCGCGACCGAACTGTACGCCGAGGCGCAGGCCATGCTCGATCGCATCATCGAGGAAAAGTGGCTGACTGCGCGCGGCGTGGCGCAGGTCTGGCCCGCGCACCGCGATGGCGACGACGTGATCGTCGATGGACAGCGCATGCCGTTCCTCCGCCAGCAGGTGAAGAAACCCGGCGACCGCGCCAATTTCTGCCTCGCCGATTTCGTCGCCGACGCGGACGACCATGTCGGCGGGTTCGCCGTGGCGATCCACGGCGCCGATGAACGGGCGAAGGCGTTCGAGGCAGCCGGAGACGATTTCTCCGCGATCCTCCTGAAGGCGCTCGCCGACCGGTTTGCGGAAGCGTTCGCGGAGCGTTTGCACCAGCATGTTCGCACCCAACTATGGGCCTACGCTCCGGACGAGGATTTGGGCAACGATCAGCTGATCGCCGAAAAGTATCGCGGCATCCGGCCCGCGCCCGGCTATCCCGCCTGTCCCGACCATGGGCTGAAACCGCCGCTCTTCGCGCTGCTCGGCGGAGAACCTGCGGGCATCACGCTGACCGAGAACAATGCAATGTGGCCCGCAAGCGCAGTGTCGGGATTCTATTTCGCGCATGCCGATGCGGCCTATTTCGGGGTGGCGCGTGTCGGGGCGGACCAGGTCGCGGACTATGCCGAGCGTGCCGGGATCGACCTGGCGACCGCCAAACGCCGCCTTTCGCCCAATCTCGACGAGGCTGCGGCGGCAAGCTAG
- a CDS encoding protein-disulfide reductase DsbD family protein — translation MLARFLLLLLALFAASGPAWGQQNNIRPTLVAEGPVPVGGGEVELAIVFRTDPGWHGYWLNPGDAGLPLQIEWDVPDGVEVGDLRFPTPVILEAAGLINYVYKGDHALLTRLTVPPRSSGVVRIAADMRWLACTDEVCVPEQGRVDLAIPIGEGTDRGYEFDAYRRDLPRLLETPARFAKTGETLSIALPVPETLDVGEPTLFLADDRVIDYSAEQRFRRDGDRLIVDLVAREGADPASLAGVIRLGNGQGLEFRARPGEVPTGGRPITGDGGGEATLLALAGALIGGLLLNLMPCVFPVLTIKALHLARSGTSETRARRDALGYTLGAVLGTASLGLLLILLREGGNAVGWAFQLQDPRTIFVLLLLSGAITYNLLGLFELPVVAGDVETRSSIGTGALAAFVATPCAGPFLGTAIGTALLLPPLVGMGIFAMLGLGLALPFLALGFIPALRRRMPRPGPWMTTFKRWLALPMGLTVAACLWLLWRLAGPVGLAGGIFALGLMAAIFGLIARRVGMLRTAVAAVGAVALLGIVTLPDRPIERNVSVPGATAWSPERVAAARGAGRPVFVYFTADWCLTCKANERVAIARDSVREAFDEADVAVFVADWTDGNDTITRFLEERQRGAVPLYLWYPPGEEAEELPQLLTPSMLTERAAAS, via the coding sequence ATGCTGGCGCGCTTCCTCCTGTTGCTTCTCGCCCTGTTCGCAGCCTCCGGGCCTGCGTGGGGGCAGCAGAACAACATCCGTCCCACGCTCGTCGCCGAAGGTCCCGTTCCGGTGGGCGGCGGCGAGGTGGAACTGGCCATCGTCTTCCGCACCGATCCCGGCTGGCACGGCTATTGGCTCAACCCCGGCGACGCCGGCCTGCCGCTCCAGATCGAATGGGACGTCCCCGACGGCGTCGAGGTGGGCGACCTGCGCTTCCCGACACCGGTCATCCTGGAGGCCGCGGGTCTCATCAACTACGTCTACAAGGGCGATCATGCCCTGCTGACCCGGCTGACGGTGCCGCCGCGCTCCTCCGGCGTGGTGCGAATCGCGGCCGACATGCGCTGGCTCGCCTGCACCGACGAGGTATGCGTTCCCGAACAGGGACGCGTGGATCTCGCCATTCCCATCGGCGAGGGGACGGATCGGGGCTACGAGTTCGACGCCTATCGCCGCGACCTGCCGCGCCTGTTGGAAACCCCGGCGCGATTTGCGAAAACGGGCGAAACATTGTCCATCGCGCTGCCCGTTCCCGAAACGCTAGACGTTGGCGAACCGACCCTGTTCCTCGCCGACGACAGGGTGATCGACTATTCGGCAGAGCAGCGCTTTCGCCGTGACGGCGACCGGCTGATCGTCGATCTGGTCGCGCGCGAGGGCGCCGACCCCGCGTCGCTGGCGGGGGTGATCCGGCTGGGCAACGGGCAGGGCCTGGAATTTCGCGCTCGTCCGGGCGAGGTTCCGACGGGAGGGCGACCGATCACCGGGGATGGCGGGGGAGAAGCGACGTTGCTCGCGCTGGCGGGCGCGTTGATCGGCGGACTGCTTCTCAATCTCATGCCGTGCGTCTTTCCGGTCCTGACCATCAAGGCGCTGCATCTGGCCCGCTCGGGGACCAGCGAGACGCGCGCCCGTCGTGACGCGCTCGGCTATACACTCGGCGCGGTACTAGGCACTGCCTCGCTCGGCCTGCTGCTGATCCTGCTGCGCGAAGGCGGCAATGCGGTCGGCTGGGCCTTCCAGCTTCAGGATCCGCGGACCATCTTCGTCCTACTCCTCCTGTCAGGTGCGATTACCTATAATCTGCTCGGTCTGTTCGAGCTTCCGGTCGTGGCCGGCGATGTCGAAACCCGTTCCTCCATCGGGACCGGAGCGCTGGCCGCGTTCGTCGCCACGCCCTGCGCGGGACCGTTTCTCGGCACCGCCATCGGCACCGCGCTCCTGCTCCCGCCGCTCGTCGGCATGGGCATTTTCGCGATGCTCGGGCTGGGTCTCGCGCTTCCCTTCCTTGCGCTGGGGTTCATTCCCGCGCTGCGGCGAAGGATGCCGCGCCCGGGTCCGTGGATGACCACCTTCAAGCGCTGGCTCGCGCTTCCGATGGGGCTGACCGTCGCTGCCTGCCTGTGGCTCCTGTGGCGACTGGCGGGACCGGTCGGACTGGCGGGCGGCATCTTCGCATTGGGCTTGATGGCCGCCATCTTCGGCCTGATCGCCCGGCGCGTCGGGATGCTTCGCACCGCGGTGGCGGCCGTCGGCGCGGTCGCCCTGCTCGGCATCGTGACGCTTCCCGACCGCCCGATCGAGCGCAACGTCAGCGTTCCGGGCGCGACGGCTTGGAGCCCCGAGCGCGTCGCCGCTGCGCGGGGCGCTGGGCGGCCCGTCTTCGTCTATTTCACCGCCGACTGGTGCCTCACCTGCAAGGCCAACGAGCGCGTCGCCATCGCCCGCGACAGCGTGCGCGAGGCTTTCGATGAAGCCGATGTTGCCGTCTTCGTGGCCGATTGGACCGATGGGAACGACACCATCACCCGCTTCCTCGAAGAGCGACAGCGCGGCGCGGTCCCGCTCTATCTATGGTATCCGCCGGGCGAGGAAGCGGAGGAACTGCCCCAGCTCCTCACGCCTTCGATGCTGACCGAACGCGCAGCAGCGAGCTGA